Proteins found in one Pontibacter sp. SGAir0037 genomic segment:
- a CDS encoding DUF6089 family protein, whose product MTIFSFRLALTACFLFLLINIFFSEPAVAQKPLATSEIGVGLGGLNYQGDLAPHYRFLSNQPALTVFYRHDLSHPITLRGAIMGSHRILNNNTMGDDDFDLPLPNFRQANMRLTVGEISGVVEYNFLDYYDLTQKVRFSPYLFAGVAGFVYNIRTEFGDEVYAAAFNQGARTSLGVAIPFGVGVKYALNKYWNLGLEFGARKLFTDRLDNIHMENSQGQDKRVANPYDKDWYFYNGISLSYTIYRINCPPTYKANPGILD is encoded by the coding sequence ATGACAATCTTCAGTTTTAGACTGGCACTTACTGCTTGCTTTTTATTTTTACTGATCAATATTTTCTTTTCTGAACCAGCTGTAGCACAAAAACCTCTTGCTACAAGCGAAATAGGTGTGGGCCTTGGAGGGTTGAACTACCAGGGTGATCTTGCGCCTCATTATCGCTTTTTAAGCAACCAGCCAGCTTTAACCGTCTTCTACAGGCACGATCTATCGCATCCTATTACGTTACGTGGGGCTATAATGGGTAGCCATCGGATTTTAAATAATAATACTATGGGTGACGACGATTTTGATCTGCCCTTGCCGAACTTCCGCCAGGCTAACATGCGCCTTACCGTAGGCGAAATATCGGGAGTAGTGGAGTATAACTTCTTAGACTACTATGATCTAACTCAGAAAGTAAGATTTTCACCTTACCTTTTTGCAGGTGTGGCTGGTTTTGTATATAACATCAGAACCGAGTTCGGAGACGAAGTGTATGCAGCAGCTTTCAACCAGGGGGCACGTACCTCTTTGGGAGTTGCCATTCCTTTTGGTGTAGGAGTTAAATATGCCTTGAACAAGTACTGGAATTTAGGTCTTGAGTTCGGAGCCAGGAAGCTTTTTACAGACCGACTAGACAATATTCATATGGAAAACAGCCAGGGACAGGATAAGCGGGTAGCAAATCCGTATGACAAAGACTGGTATTTTTATAACGGCATTAGCCTTTCCTATACAATCTACAGAATAAATTGTCCGCCTACCTATAAAGCCAATCCAGGTATTTTAGATTAA
- a CDS encoding OmpH family outer membrane protein, producing MKRFGFFLSCFLLAFVSQAQKIGYIDSNFILSKLPAYNKVQQEMDKQVEVWQQDIEKMHQNVEKLKQDYKAEEVLLTDEMKKKRQAEIAGKENEVRDYQRKIFGYEGTMFKRRQELIKPIQDEVFTAVEKVVKARRIDIMFDKSGDIVMIYTNPVHDYTEYVLEELGLASEGQNTPGAKPAGGVIDDPDDLPPVGETEGTAVQETNQQNKPPKTATKKKSNN from the coding sequence ATGAAGCGTTTTGGATTCTTTTTAAGCTGCTTTTTACTTGCCTTTGTTTCGCAAGCACAGAAGATTGGCTATATTGACTCAAATTTTATTTTGAGTAAACTGCCGGCTTACAATAAGGTGCAGCAGGAGATGGATAAGCAAGTGGAGGTATGGCAGCAGGATATCGAAAAGATGCATCAGAATGTAGAGAAGCTCAAGCAGGATTATAAAGCTGAGGAGGTGCTTCTGACCGATGAGATGAAGAAGAAACGCCAGGCGGAGATTGCAGGCAAAGAGAATGAAGTGCGCGATTACCAGCGAAAGATTTTCGGGTATGAAGGCACTATGTTTAAGAGACGTCAGGAACTGATAAAGCCTATACAGGACGAAGTTTTTACTGCCGTAGAGAAAGTAGTTAAAGCGAGGCGTATAGATATCATGTTTGATAAATCAGGTGACATTGTCATGATTTATACTAACCCTGTTCATGATTATACTGAATATGTGCTGGAGGAGCTTGGGCTGGCTTCCGAAGGACAGAATACACCAGGTGCTAAACCAGCTGGTGGTGTGATAGACGATCCGGATGATTTGCCGCCGGTTGGTGAAACAGAAGGTACAGCAGTACAGGAGACGAACCAGCAAAATAAACCACCAAAGACGGCAACAAAAAAGAAGTCAAATAACTAA
- a CDS encoding DUF6089 family protein has protein sequence MKNIRALLLLLVLFILVNTLAEAQPRFSSRSKYGTVGFSMNAMNYFGDIVPDPDFTSFRSKSTRSNFTLDYTYRFAPRISGRAAFSWGTITGDDKKSASEAEIENEPRYTRNLSFKSNIAEFSAVAIIDLFENRFNYQRRPDFVPYGFVGIAVFHHNPKTYYESGSHPGLSEANDIPTGWYALQPLGTEGQYVEGVGMSAPYSLVQVAIPFGLGLRYKLDRQWDLKFEIGWRKTFTDYLDDVSSDSYISKADLLSGGGLNPKAAALLSDRSAEGLVEYEQDPSGTAYNHITGYGIPNRYRRGNASDKDWYIIAGLGVNYIISPKTRRKPKFR, from the coding sequence ATGAAGAATATTCGAGCTCTCCTTTTGCTGCTTGTCTTATTTATTCTAGTAAACACCCTCGCCGAAGCGCAACCCCGCTTCTCGAGTAGAAGCAAATACGGAACTGTTGGGTTCAGTATGAACGCGATGAACTACTTTGGCGATATTGTACCTGATCCTGATTTTACAAGTTTTCGATCTAAGTCTACACGGTCGAACTTCACCTTAGATTATACCTACAGATTTGCTCCTCGTATTTCTGGCCGTGCCGCCTTTAGCTGGGGTACTATAACAGGAGACGATAAGAAAAGTGCCTCGGAAGCAGAAATTGAAAATGAGCCACGGTATACGCGCAATCTGTCTTTCAAGAGTAATATAGCCGAGTTTAGTGCGGTTGCAATTATCGACTTATTTGAGAACCGCTTTAACTACCAGCGCCGGCCGGATTTTGTGCCATACGGTTTTGTGGGAATAGCAGTGTTTCATCACAATCCTAAAACCTATTATGAAAGTGGTTCCCATCCCGGCTTATCAGAGGCCAATGATATTCCAACAGGCTGGTATGCCTTGCAGCCTCTTGGTACCGAAGGCCAGTATGTAGAGGGAGTGGGCATGTCGGCACCCTATAGCCTTGTGCAGGTTGCAATTCCTTTTGGTTTGGGTTTACGTTATAAACTGGACCGCCAGTGGGACCTGAAGTTCGAAATTGGCTGGAGAAAAACTTTTACTGACTACTTAGATGATGTAAGCTCCGATTCGTATATCAGCAAAGCAGATTTATTGAGCGGAGGCGGCCTTAACCCCAAGGCAGCGGCCTTATTATCCGACCGAAGTGCCGAAGGGTTAGTAGAGTATGAGCAAGACCCAAGTGGTACGGCTTATAATCATATAACTGGTTATGGCATACCTAACCGGTACAGACGGGGAAATGCTTCGGATAAAGATTGGTACATTATTGCTGGTTTAGGGGTTAATTATATTATCTCTCCTAAAACCAGAAGAAAGCCGAAGTTTAGATAA
- a CDS encoding RluA family pseudouridine synthase: protein MTEFVDQENEEESDELYEHHCIVVDKGQALLRLDKFLMDRLPNVTRNKLQSAIRSEAVQVNQKPVKVSYRVKPSDIITITLAEPPRDTDILPENIPLDILFEDDELLLVNKPAGMVVHPAYNNWSGTLVNALVYHLQNLPTSRNGEGRPGLVHRIDKDTSGLLVIAKTEYSMAFLAKQFFDHSIERTYYALVWGSPKADAGTITGHVGRSQKDRKVMSVYPNGDYGKHAITHYKVLQRFKYVSLVQCNLETGRTHQIRAHMKHIGHPLFSDAVYGGDKILAGTPNGSYKAFVDNAFKLMPRQALHAKSLGFIHPVTKEFMQFETELPADFKEVLAKWELYAG, encoded by the coding sequence GTGACAGAATTTGTAGATCAGGAAAATGAGGAAGAGTCTGATGAGTTGTATGAACACCATTGTATTGTAGTTGATAAAGGACAGGCGCTGCTCCGGCTTGATAAGTTTTTAATGGATAGGTTGCCGAATGTTACCCGAAACAAATTACAGAGTGCCATTCGTTCGGAGGCTGTTCAGGTAAACCAGAAGCCTGTGAAAGTGAGCTATAGGGTAAAACCTTCCGATATTATCACTATCACACTAGCAGAGCCTCCTCGAGATACGGATATTTTACCTGAGAATATTCCGCTTGATATACTTTTCGAAGATGATGAACTTCTACTGGTGAACAAACCCGCCGGTATGGTCGTGCATCCTGCTTACAATAATTGGTCGGGCACATTGGTAAATGCGCTTGTTTATCATTTACAAAACCTGCCAACGAGCCGCAACGGCGAAGGGCGCCCGGGCCTAGTGCACAGAATTGATAAAGATACCTCCGGTTTGCTGGTAATAGCTAAGACGGAGTATAGCATGGCTTTCCTGGCCAAGCAGTTCTTCGATCATTCTATTGAGCGAACTTATTATGCTTTGGTATGGGGTAGCCCGAAAGCCGATGCAGGCACTATTACAGGGCATGTAGGCAGGAGCCAGAAAGATCGTAAAGTAATGTCTGTGTATCCTAACGGAGATTATGGTAAACATGCTATAACGCACTACAAGGTGCTGCAGCGCTTTAAGTATGTATCGCTGGTGCAGTGTAACTTAGAAACCGGTAGAACGCATCAGATACGAGCTCATATGAAGCATATCGGGCATCCTCTGTTCTCAGATGCTGTATATGGGGGTGATAAGATTTTAGCGGGCACACCAAATGGTTCTTATAAGGCTTTTGTAGATAATGCTTTCAAGCTAATGCCCAGGCAGGCGCTGCATGCTAAATCTTTAGGATTTATACATCCGGTAACGAAGGAGTTTATGCAGTTTGAAACCGAACTGCCCGCTGATTTTAAAGAGGTTTTGGCTAAATGGGAGCTATATGCTGGATAG
- a CDS encoding OmpH family outer membrane protein has protein sequence MMNKVKTLVVAFLLISFASFAQNDGQPKFGYTNVEYILMQLPESRQIESELKTTSTQLENQLKAKYQEYDTKLKAYESTAATMDKVVREDKEKELMNMNNSIQEFQRNAQVSLQQKEKSLVDPVINKIDQAIKDVAKENGYTYVLSNQALLAGPEDGDISPLVLRKLGVDPSKVQQPAAASPAAAAPATKTTPVKTTPAKKK, from the coding sequence ATGATGAACAAAGTTAAAACCTTAGTAGTAGCTTTTTTATTAATCAGTTTTGCATCTTTTGCACAGAATGACGGACAGCCAAAATTTGGCTATACCAATGTGGAGTATATCCTGATGCAATTACCGGAAAGCAGACAAATTGAGTCTGAATTAAAAACTACTAGTACGCAGCTTGAGAACCAGTTAAAAGCTAAGTATCAGGAATATGATACCAAACTTAAAGCATACGAAAGTACTGCTGCTACCATGGATAAAGTAGTCCGTGAAGACAAGGAAAAAGAGTTGATGAACATGAATAACTCTATCCAGGAGTTTCAGCGTAATGCGCAGGTTTCTTTACAGCAAAAAGAGAAGTCTTTAGTTGATCCTGTTATCAACAAAATTGACCAGGCTATTAAAGACGTAGCTAAAGAAAATGGTTACACATACGTACTGAGCAACCAGGCTTTACTTGCTGGCCCTGAAGATGGTGATATTTCTCCTCTTGTACTTAGGAAATTAGGCGTAGATCCTAGCAAAGTGCAGCAGCCTGCCGCTGCAAGCCCGGCTGCAGCAGCTCCTGCTACTAAAACTACTCCAGTAAAAACAACACCTGCTAAGAAGAAATAA
- a CDS encoding NAD kinase, giving the protein MRIAILGKPFNDDLAPYIQTLFDELVRRRADLLVVEHFKIYLDNTIRISADVKSFKRNDDLTDVDIVLSIGGDGTLLDTVTYVGARQIPILGINTGRLGFLATIPYDGINMALDALYKGHYTLDDRALIRVDSDQDIFEGINFGLNEFSVLKRDTSAMIAVHTYIDGEYLNSYWGDGLVVATPTGSTGYSLSCGGPLVLPQTGNFVVSPVCPHNLNVRPMIVSDRSVISFEVEGRSSSYLASVDSRSVSVDMTVQLAVRREEFVARLVKLHHVNFLSTLRNKLNWGLDKRNSIIK; this is encoded by the coding sequence ATGAGAATAGCTATACTGGGTAAACCTTTCAACGATGATCTTGCTCCCTACATTCAAACCCTGTTTGATGAACTGGTGCGTCGGAGAGCTGATTTACTTGTAGTTGAGCATTTTAAGATTTACCTCGACAATACTATTCGGATCTCAGCAGATGTAAAGTCGTTTAAACGAAACGATGATTTAACAGATGTTGACATTGTGCTTAGTATAGGAGGAGATGGCACTTTGTTAGATACTGTTACGTATGTGGGTGCTAGGCAAATTCCTATATTAGGAATTAATACAGGCAGGCTGGGCTTTCTGGCCACTATACCCTACGATGGCATAAACATGGCCCTCGATGCTTTGTACAAAGGGCATTATACCCTGGATGACCGCGCACTTATAAGGGTTGATTCAGATCAGGATATTTTTGAAGGAATTAATTTTGGGTTAAACGAATTCAGTGTGCTGAAGCGCGATACTTCTGCCATGATAGCAGTGCATACCTACATAGATGGAGAATACCTGAATTCTTACTGGGGAGACGGGCTGGTTGTAGCTACTCCTACCGGTTCTACCGGCTATTCCTTAAGCTGCGGAGGTCCTTTAGTACTGCCCCAAACAGGTAATTTTGTTGTTTCGCCTGTTTGTCCGCACAATCTTAATGTAAGGCCTATGATCGTATCAGACAGGAGCGTTATATCTTTCGAAGTAGAAGGAAGAAGCAGTAGCTACCTGGCATCCGTAGACTCCAGGTCGGTATCTGTTGATATGACAGTGCAGCTTGCTGTAAGACGGGAGGAGTTTGTTGCACGACTGGTAAAGCTGCATCATGTAAATTTCTTATCTACCCTCCGAAATAAGCTGAATTGGGGATTGGATAAAAGGAATAGTATTATAAAATAA
- the bamA gene encoding outer membrane protein assembly factor BamA, with protein sequence MTRCIWVLVFLLITGTASSQVLNNPSQQNAIDYSQPKQYRIGGIDVTGTNFLDNSTLISVTGLKVGDEITVPGEEISRAIQRIWDQGIVGDVEVYTSRIEGNQIFLTFHFRENPRLSRYTFSGIRKSQQDALREKLNLIRGKTVDASVLNTARTIIRNYYLEKSFLNVKINISQKPDSLLPNSVVLNIHVDRGDKVKIDEIIFEGNEAFTDRKLRRQLKKTKEKKFYKIFTSSKFQRSEYENDKQLLIDFYNSEGYRDAVVVSDSVYKTRENRLGIRITLDEGNRYYYRNITWKGNNLYEDSYLTRILGIKKGDVYDRQELEKRVNFNPNGIDVSALYQNDGYLFSSIDPVEVNIEGDSIDLEMRVTEGPQATINKITITGNTKTSEHVILREIRTLPGQKYSRDDLIRTRNELAGLGYFDPETIGLQPVPNPADGTVDINYSVTERPNDQISLSGGWGGSIGAIATVGLTLNNFSTRKFLKPSEWRPIPSGDGQRLALNVQANGKYYQSYSLSFTEPWLGGRKRNALSVSVFKTVRRIPTASDGLQQSLNVDGGSIGLSRRINWPDDFFMMSHSLSYNRYALENYPIFPDFNTGVSHGVSFVNTIARNSLDNPMFPRRGSSFSLSLSLTPPYSLFTEKQDNYKFVEYNKWMFDASYFINLAGNLVLNTRAHFGFLGSYGSADVGPFERFKLGGSGLGGGNIFVGTEYIGLRGYEDERVVNTADATVLQAGGIAYNKFVIEPRYLISPNPAATIYGLAFLEAGNNFGSYNQYSPFKLYRSAGLGARIFMSAFGLLGFDYGWRLDTLPGQTGANRGMFHFIIGQQIR encoded by the coding sequence ATGACAAGATGCATTTGGGTTCTTGTGTTTCTGTTAATTACAGGCACGGCCTCGTCTCAAGTTCTGAATAACCCTTCACAACAGAATGCCATAGATTACTCCCAGCCTAAACAATATCGTATTGGTGGGATTGATGTTACCGGTACCAATTTCCTGGATAATTCTACCCTTATTTCTGTTACGGGTTTAAAAGTAGGAGATGAGATTACTGTGCCCGGTGAGGAAATTAGCCGAGCTATTCAGAGAATATGGGATCAGGGTATTGTCGGTGATGTTGAGGTTTATACATCACGTATAGAGGGGAATCAGATTTTCCTTACCTTCCACTTTAGAGAGAACCCCCGCTTGTCGCGCTATACTTTTTCAGGTATCCGTAAATCACAGCAAGATGCCTTAAGAGAAAAGCTTAATCTTATTCGCGGTAAGACAGTGGATGCGTCTGTTCTGAATACAGCTCGTACCATCATTCGTAATTACTACCTGGAGAAAAGCTTTTTGAATGTTAAAATTAATATCTCTCAGAAGCCAGACTCTTTACTGCCTAACAGCGTTGTCTTAAATATACATGTCGACAGAGGCGATAAAGTGAAGATCGATGAGATTATATTTGAAGGAAATGAGGCCTTTACTGACAGGAAGTTACGCCGTCAGCTGAAGAAGACAAAGGAGAAGAAATTTTATAAAATTTTCACTTCATCTAAGTTTCAGAGAAGTGAATACGAAAACGACAAACAGCTACTAATCGACTTTTATAATTCAGAAGGCTACCGTGATGCCGTTGTAGTTTCTGATTCGGTATACAAAACGCGGGAAAACCGGTTAGGCATTCGCATTACCTTAGACGAAGGAAACCGTTATTATTACCGCAACATTACCTGGAAAGGGAACAACCTGTACGAGGACAGCTACCTGACCAGAATTCTGGGTATAAAGAAAGGGGATGTGTATGATAGGCAAGAACTGGAGAAACGTGTAAACTTTAACCCGAATGGTATAGATGTTTCTGCTCTGTATCAGAACGATGGATACTTGTTCTCGAGTATAGATCCGGTAGAGGTAAATATAGAAGGAGACTCTATTGATCTGGAAATGCGTGTGACTGAAGGCCCGCAGGCAACGATTAATAAGATAACAATTACAGGTAATACCAAAACAAGTGAGCACGTAATCCTGCGTGAGATAAGAACACTGCCAGGCCAAAAGTACAGCCGCGATGATCTTATCAGAACCAGGAACGAATTAGCCGGTTTAGGATACTTTGATCCGGAAACGATAGGTCTGCAGCCTGTCCCTAATCCAGCAGACGGTACTGTGGATATTAACTATAGTGTTACCGAGCGTCCGAACGACCAGATCAGCTTGTCTGGTGGTTGGGGTGGTTCTATCGGCGCTATTGCTACAGTAGGTCTTACTCTTAATAACTTCTCCACACGTAAGTTTTTAAAACCATCAGAATGGAGGCCTATTCCGAGTGGCGACGGGCAGCGGCTAGCGCTGAATGTGCAGGCTAACGGTAAGTACTACCAGTCATACTCTCTGTCGTTTACAGAGCCATGGTTAGGAGGTCGTAAGCGTAATGCTCTTTCTGTGAGCGTGTTTAAAACTGTAAGAAGAATACCTACAGCTTCTGACGGACTACAGCAGAGCTTAAATGTAGATGGTGGTTCTATTGGCTTAAGCAGGCGCATTAACTGGCCGGATGACTTCTTCATGATGAGCCATTCACTGTCTTATAACAGATATGCGCTGGAGAATTACCCGATCTTCCCTGATTTTAATACAGGTGTTTCGCATGGTGTATCCTTCGTAAACACGATAGCCCGTAACAGCTTAGATAATCCAATGTTCCCTAGAAGAGGTTCTTCATTCTCTCTGAGTTTAAGTTTAACGCCGCCATACTCGCTGTTTACAGAGAAGCAGGATAACTATAAGTTTGTAGAGTATAATAAATGGATGTTCGATGCCTCTTATTTTATAAACTTGGCAGGGAATTTGGTATTAAATACAAGAGCGCACTTTGGCTTCCTGGGATCTTATGGTTCTGCTGACGTTGGTCCGTTCGAACGATTTAAACTAGGTGGCTCCGGCTTAGGAGGCGGTAATATATTTGTAGGTACTGAGTATATTGGTTTACGTGGTTATGAAGATGAACGAGTTGTGAATACAGCAGATGCTACCGTTTTACAGGCCGGTGGTATTGCCTACAACAAGTTTGTAATAGAACCTCGTTACTTAATTTCACCTAATCCGGCGGCTACTATTTATGGTTTGGCCTTCCTGGAGGCAGGTAACAACTTCGGTTCTTACAATCAGTATAGTCCGTTTAAATTGTACCGCTCTGCTGGTTTGGGTGCCCGTATATTTATGTCGGCATTCGGCTTGTTAGGATTTGATTATGGTTGGCGCTTAGATACATTACCTGGCCAGACTGGAGCAAACAGAGGTATGTTCCACTTTATAATCGGACAACAGATTCGATAA
- a CDS encoding isoprenyl transferase has product MSLKEKVDLDNLPKHIAVIMDGNGRWAKQKGGLRIFGHQSAITAVRETVEAAAELGVEYLTLYAFSTENWSRPAFEVSALMQLLVSTIRKETSTLNKNNIRLLTIGDTASLPASCQLELQEAMEITKDNTRMTLVLALSYSGRWDITQAVQKLSQEVKDGAVKPQDVNENLFKDYLSTAGMPDPELLIRTSGEQRISNFLLWQLAYTELYITKLLWPDFRKEHLYEAIIAFQSRERRFGKTSEQLTK; this is encoded by the coding sequence ATGAGTCTCAAGGAAAAAGTTGATTTAGACAATTTACCCAAGCATATTGCCGTTATCATGGACGGGAATGGGCGTTGGGCAAAGCAAAAGGGGGGCTTACGCATTTTCGGGCATCAGAGTGCGATTACAGCTGTGCGCGAAACTGTTGAGGCAGCTGCAGAATTAGGTGTAGAATACCTGACGCTGTACGCATTTTCCACTGAAAACTGGTCGAGACCTGCTTTTGAGGTTTCGGCGCTGATGCAGTTGTTAGTTTCTACTATAAGAAAAGAAACTTCTACTTTAAATAAGAATAACATTCGCCTTTTAACCATTGGCGATACGGCAAGTCTGCCTGCTTCGTGCCAGCTTGAGCTGCAGGAGGCAATGGAGATAACGAAAGACAATACCCGCATGACACTGGTACTCGCTCTGAGTTACAGCGGAAGGTGGGATATTACGCAGGCGGTTCAAAAGCTGAGCCAGGAAGTAAAAGACGGTGCTGTTAAACCTCAGGATGTTAACGAAAACCTGTTCAAAGATTACCTTTCTACTGCAGGTATGCCTGACCCTGAACTATTAATCAGGACAAGCGGTGAACAAAGAATCAGTAACTTTCTGTTATGGCAATTAGCCTATACGGAGTTATATATAACAAAGTTGCTCTGGCCCGACTTCAGGAAGGAGCATTTATATGAAGCAATTATAGCTTTTCAAAGCCGTGAACGTCGCTTTGGTAAAACCAGTGAACAATTAACTAAGTAA
- a CDS encoding CBS domain-containing protein — translation MIAEELINQMIPPLKLYDTVEKALRWMDEFRVNELPVVGNRKYMGLATESHLIELNDRSQTLKDVQLEFSDVTVMHFQHFYDVMEAAIKNKIQVVPVLDEMQEYMGIITINDTLAAFGQMSALQGQGSILVLSMSERDYSLSHISRLIEEENTKILSAYVSPDELDPYNIKLTLKLNSTDLTRIIATLERFEYRITAQFQDGNNYDVGRDRLDMLFKYLDI, via the coding sequence ATGATAGCAGAAGAACTCATCAACCAAATGATCCCGCCGCTCAAGCTCTACGATACCGTTGAGAAAGCTTTGCGGTGGATGGATGAGTTCCGTGTAAATGAGCTACCTGTTGTTGGAAACAGGAAATATATGGGACTTGCTACTGAGTCCCACCTGATTGAGTTGAATGATCGCAGCCAGACACTAAAGGATGTGCAGCTGGAGTTTAGCGATGTGACGGTGATGCACTTCCAGCATTTTTACGATGTAATGGAGGCGGCTATTAAGAATAAAATTCAGGTAGTGCCCGTGCTTGATGAGATGCAGGAGTACATGGGCATTATTACTATCAACGATACGCTGGCTGCATTTGGCCAGATGTCTGCTCTACAGGGGCAGGGAAGCATCCTGGTGCTCTCAATGAGCGAACGCGACTACTCTTTAAGTCATATCAGCCGTTTAATTGAAGAGGAGAACACCAAGATTCTGAGCGCCTATGTTTCTCCGGATGAGCTGGACCCCTACAATATAAAACTAACATTAAAGCTTAACTCAACCGACCTGACACGCATTATTGCCACTCTGGAGCGCTTCGAATATAGAATTACTGCGCAGTTTCAGGATGGCAACAATTACGATGTGGGGCGTGACAGGCTGGATATGTTATTTAAGTACCTCGATATTTAA
- a CDS encoding POTRA domain-containing protein, translated as MPCEVPSVIIQNIDFEGNDITRERVLMVELDFNVGDTLASETLEQRLEENRKRLYNLRLFHTVSYAYSCDNGFASVAFTIQERWYLYPVPTFSLADRNFNAWWDRGDWSRVNYGITLQRRNFRGRNEDIRFRVQGGFSRRIEFAYRIPYINRNHNLGLEFGVANYSSHAIDFNTTSNQQRFLILDEDRPIRRNSVSLGVIQRESVQRQAGARVSYRQEQVLDTVRRLNPDYYLNSSIQRQAAQFELYKVINLRESFSYPLGGSYFEAIIGQTFFFKDSGTPITTIRAKYVDYMKLSDKFYYSVGGEGQVRLSKEYAYADNQAIGFRANIRGYELNVIGGQHYGIFKQTLSYELLNIKSIRIKQIKNPKFNNIPLSVYFTTFTDAGYAVDNVFYAQNPLANRLLYGGGVGLNIVTFYDFVFRFEYAINREGNRGLYIDGGFAF; from the coding sequence TTGCCATGCGAAGTGCCTTCTGTTATTATTCAAAATATAGATTTTGAAGGGAACGACATTACCAGGGAGCGCGTGCTTATGGTGGAGCTGGACTTTAATGTGGGAGATACCCTGGCAAGCGAAACCCTAGAACAGCGGCTGGAGGAAAACCGCAAGAGGCTTTACAACCTGCGCCTGTTCCACACGGTTAGCTATGCATACAGCTGTGACAATGGATTTGCTTCTGTTGCTTTTACGATACAGGAACGCTGGTATCTTTATCCTGTTCCTACCTTCTCATTGGCAGACCGCAACTTCAATGCCTGGTGGGACAGAGGCGACTGGAGCAGGGTGAACTATGGCATTACCTTGCAAAGAAGAAACTTCAGGGGCAGGAACGAAGACATCCGCTTCAGGGTACAGGGCGGCTTTAGCCGGAGGATTGAGTTTGCCTACCGAATACCTTACATAAACCGGAATCATAACCTGGGGCTGGAGTTTGGTGTAGCTAACTATAGTAGCCATGCAATCGATTTTAACACAACCAGCAACCAGCAACGCTTTCTTATCCTGGATGAGGATCGGCCAATCCGGCGTAACTCAGTTTCTCTTGGTGTTATTCAACGCGAAAGTGTGCAAAGGCAGGCGGGGGCAAGGGTGTCTTACAGGCAGGAGCAGGTGCTTGATACCGTAAGGCGGCTAAACCCTGATTACTACCTGAACTCTTCCATTCAGCGGCAGGCGGCCCAGTTCGAGCTATACAAGGTAATCAACTTAAGGGAATCTTTTTCATATCCTTTAGGCGGAAGCTATTTTGAAGCTATTATCGGGCAAACTTTCTTCTTTAAAGATTCAGGCACTCCTATAACTACGATAAGAGCAAAATATGTGGATTATATGAAGCTATCTGATAAGTTCTATTATTCTGTAGGAGGAGAGGGCCAGGTAAGGCTGTCGAAAGAATATGCTTATGCTGATAACCAGGCAATAGGTTTCAGGGCAAACATACGTGGATATGAATTAAATGTGATTGGCGGGCAACACTATGGCATTTTTAAACAAACGCTGTCGTACGAACTGCTCAATATTAAGAGCATCAGAATCAAACAAATAAAAAACCCGAAATTTAATAACATACCATTGTCAGTATATTTTACTACTTTCACAGATGCAGGCTATGCTGTAGATAATGTGTTTTACGCGCAAAATCCGCTGGCAAACCGCTTGTTATATGGAGGAGGTGTCGGGTTAAACATTGTTACATTTTATGACTTTGTATTTAGGTTTGAATATGCCATAAACCGCGAAGGCAACCGTGGATTGTATATTGATGGCGGCTTCGCTTTTTAA